From one Thunnus maccoyii chromosome 6, fThuMac1.1, whole genome shotgun sequence genomic stretch:
- the mecom gene encoding histone-lysine N-methyltransferase MECOM isoform X8, producing the protein MKAEEYSCDTMAPDIHEERQYRCEDCDQHFESRNQLLDHQKQPCGMPPSSFLNPGGDGDLKAQEPQDLRPLHMSHGLQECKECDQVFPDIQSLEAHALSHSEEREYKCDQCPKAFNWKSNLIRHQMSHDSGKHYECENCSKVFTDPSNLQRHIRSQHVGARAHACSDCGKTFATSSGLKQHKHIHSSVKPFMCEVCHKSYTQFSNLCRHKRMHADCRTQIKCKDCGQMFSTTSSLNKHRRFCEGKNHFTAGGLFAQGMTLPGAPGLDKSALAMGHSSAGLADYFGASRHHGGLTFPAAPAFPFSFPGLFPSGLYHRPQLIPATTSPVRQQAHAPVAGPGAELRKSPLLPPSPGAQESRELLKALHKDGGSPGNPMPGSELHTQSSSSSTKQRNKQSDQSESSDLDDVSTPSGSDLESTSGSELESDMDSERERGAARENGKGPKRKASEGGPQSPSLTSSSAAKDFPGPSLIPSSLDEHTAVTGAVNDSIKAIASIAEKYFGSTGLAGLQDKKVGSLPYPSMFPLPFFPAFSPPVYPFPDRDLRPPGLKAEPQLPADDCKKAQGKSSSESPFDLTTKRKEEKSAPFASSKPEASHSSGQDQPLDLSLGSRGRGRSGREEETKKNLGYEEEKAVMEIPKADTSLQHARPTPFFMDPIYRVEKRRMSDPFETLKDKYMRPAPGFLFHPQFRLPDQRTWMSAIENMAEKLETFGSLKPESGDLLRSVPSMFDFRAPPSALPETLLRKGKERYTCRYCGKIFPRSANLTRHLRTHTGEQPYRCKYCDRSFSISSNLQRHIRNIHNKEKPFKCHLCDRCFGQQTNLDRHLKKHENGNLSGTAMSSPQSELDSGSAILDDKEDSYFNEIRNFIGNTGQNQTSPDPSEEGLNGGPFEEEKPLIASHGSRDLEDEEVEELGADEEEGEEPSNTPGKPEGEMLPSNISIMQDEMDFSGPNDLNLNSKTSPRRYKEEEEQSGYSALDHIRHFSDMRKLEESELSDGDGDGDEDDESFGSPSLTESVKQPLFRKSKSQAYAMMLSLAEKDSLHPATHTPATMWHSLARAAAESSAIQSLSHV; encoded by the exons ATGAAGGCTGAAGAGTATTCATGTGACACCATGGCTCCTGATATTCATG AGGAGAGGCAGTACCGCTGTGAGGACTGTGACCAGCACTTTGAGTCCCGCAACCAGCTGCTGGACCACCAGAAGCAGCCGTGTGGGatgcccccctcctccttccttaaCCCAG GAGGGGACGGTGACCTAAAGGCCCAGGAACCTCAAGACCTGCGACCTCTCCACATGTCTCACGGTCTACAAGAGTGTAAGGAGTGTGACCAGGTCTTCCCTGATATCCAGAG TCTGGAGGCTCACGCTCTGTCCCACTCTGAGGAGAGGGAATATAAGTGTGACCAGTGTCCCAAGGCTTTCAACTGGAAATCAAACCTGATTCGACATCAGATGTCGCATGACAGTGGCAAGCACTACGAATGTGAAAACTGCTCAAAG GTGTTCACAGACCCCAGTAACCTGCAGAGGCACATCCGCTCACAGCACGTCGGGGCACGGGCCCACGCTTGCTCCGACTGTGGCAAGACGTTTGCAACGTCTTCAGGCCTCAAGCAGCATAAGCACATCCACAGCAGTGTCAAGCCCTTCATGT GCGAGGTATGCCACAAGTCCTACACCCAGTTCTCTAACCTGTGCCGCCACAAACGCATGCACGCTGACTGCCGCACACAGATTAAGTGCAAGGACTGTGGGCAGATGTTCAGCACCACCTCCTCCCTCAACAAACACCGGCGCTTCTGCGAAGGGAAGAACCATTTCACAGCAGGGGGATTGTTTGCCCAGGGTATGACACTCCCTGGCGCCCCTGGCTTGGACAAATCAGCTCTGGCAATGGGCCACAGCAGTGCCGGACTGGCTGATTACTTTGGAGCCAGCCGCCATCATGGCGGGCTTACCTTCCCTGCTGCTCCAGCATTCCCCTTCAGCTTCCCTGGCCTTTTCCCCTCTGGACTCTACCACCGCCCGCAGCTCATTCCTGCCACCACCTCTCCTGTCAGACAACAAGCTCACGCACCTGTTGCTGGGCCTGGTGCAGAGCTGAGAAAGAGTCCACTGCTGCCTCCCAGCCCTGGAGCTCAGGAGTCCCGAGAGCTCCTTAAGGCTCTTCATAAAGATGGCGGTTCACCAGGCAATCCCATGCCAGGGTCAGAGCTTCACACCCAGAGCTCCTCGTCCTCCACAAAGCAGCGGAACAAGCAGAGTGACCAGTCTGAGAGCAGTGACCTGGACGATGTCAGCACGCCCAGTGGAAGTGATCTGGAGAGCACATCGGGCTCTGAGCTGGAGAGTGACATGGAcagtgagagggagaggggggctGCTCGGGAAAATGGCAAAGGCCCCAAGAGGAAGGCCAGTGAAGGAGGCCCCCAGAGTCCCAGCCTGACGAGCAGCAGTGCTGCGAAAGACTTTCCAGGCCCTTCTCTCATCCCTTCCTCGCTGGACGAGCACACAGCTGTAACAGGGGCTGTGAATGACTCTATTAAGGCCATTGCCTCCATCGCTGAGAAGTACTTTGGCTCCACGGGGCTGGCTGGCCTGCAGGACAAGAAAGTCGGGTCTCTGCCCTATCCCTCCATGTTCCCCTTGCCTTTCTTCCCAGCTTTCTCTCCTCCAGTTTACCCTTTCCCAGACAGGGACCTCAGACCTCCAGGCCTGAAGGCCGAGCCACAGTTGCCGGCAGATGACTGCAAGAAGGCTCAGGGCAAATCTTCATCCGAGTCACCATTTGACCTCACTACCAAGCGAAAGGAGGAGAAGTCTGCCCCATTTGCCTCCTCTAAACCAGAGGCATCCCACTCCTCTGGTCAGGATCAGCCGCTAGACCTCAGCCTGGGGAGTAGGGGCCGTGGACGcagtggaagagaagaggagacaaaGAAGAACCTGGGCTATGAAGAGGAGAAGGCAGTGATGGAGATTCCAAAAGCAGACACCTCCTTACAGCATGCCAGGCCCACTCCTTTCTTCATGGACCCCATCTACAG GGTTGAGAAGAGGAGAATGAGCGATCCGTTTGAGACTCTGAAAGACAAGTACATGCGGCCGGCTCCAGGCTTCCTCTTCCATCCACAG TTTCGTTTGCCAGATCAGAGAACATGG ATGTCGGCCATCGAGAACATGGCGGAGAAGCTGGAGACGTTTGGCTCCTTGAAGCCAGAGTCTGGTGACCTGCTGCGCTCAGTCCCCTCCATGTTCGACTTCAGAGCCCCACCCTCTGCACTTCCAGAGACGCTGCTGCGCAAGGGCAAGGAGCGCTACACATGCAG ATATTGTGGGAAAATATTCCCTCGCTCTGCCAACCTGACCCGCCACCTCAGGACTCATACAGGAGAGCAACCATACAG GTGTAAATACTGCGACCGCTCCTTCAGCATCTCCTCCAACCTGCAGCGTCACATTCGCAACATCCACAACAAGGAGAAGCCCTTCAAGTGTCACTTGTGTGACCGTTGCTTTGGTCAGCAGACCAACCTGGACCGTCACCTCAAGAAGCACGAGAATGGCAACCTATCAG gcaCCGCAATGTCATCCCCACAGTCTGAACTGGACAGTGGCAGTGCCATACTGGATGACAAAGAAGACTCTTATTTCAACGAAATAAGAAATTTCATTGGCAACACAGGCCAGAACCAGACATCCCCAGATCCCTCTGAGGAAGG GTTAAATGGCGGCCCATTTGAAGAAGAAAAGCCGCTGATTGCCAGCCATGGGTCACGTGACCTGGAAGACGAGGAAGTGGAGGAGCTCGGTGCTGATGAAGAAGAAGGGGAAGAGCCTAGCAACACCCCTGGGAAACCGGAAGGCGAGATGCTTCCTAGCAACATTAGCATCATGCAAGACGAAATGGACTTTAGTGGACCAAATGACTTGAACCTCAACAGCAAAACCTCTCCTAGGAG GtataaggaggaggaggagcagagcgGCTACTCTGCCTTGGATCATATTCGTCACTTTTCGGACATGCGCAAGCTGGAGGAGAGTGAGCTGAGTGACGGAGATGGAGACGGTGATGAGGACGACGAATCATTTGGTTCCCCCTCTCTGACTGAgtcagtcaaacagccactctTTAGGAAATCCAAGTCTCAG GCTTATGCCATGATGCTGTCTCTGGCTGAAAAGGACTCTCTCCACCCAGCCACCCACACCCCAGCCACCATGTGGCACAGTCTGGCACGGGCTGCTGCTGAATCCAGTGCCATCCAGTCCCTCAGCCATGTATGA
- the mecom gene encoding histone-lysine N-methyltransferase MECOM isoform X6, protein MKAEEYSCDTMAPDIHEERQYRCEDCDQHFESRNQLLDHQKQPCGMPPSSFLNPGGDGDLKAQEPQDLRPLHMSHGLQECKECDQVFPDIQSLEAHALSHSEEREYKCDQCPKAFNWKSNLIRHQMSHDSGKHYECENCSKVFTDPSNLQRHIRSQHVGARAHACSDCGKTFATSSGLKQHKHIHSSVKPFMCEVCHKSYTQFSNLCRHKRMHADCRTQIKCKDCGQMFSTTSSLNKHRRFCEGKNHFTAGGLFAQGMTLPGAPGLDKSALAMGHSSAGLADYFGASRHHGGLTFPAAPAFPFSFPGLFPSGLYHRPQLIPATTSPVRQQAHAPVAGPGAELRKSPLLPPSPGAQESRELLKALHKDGGSPGNPMPGSELHTQSSSSSTKQRNKQSDQSESSDLDDVSTPSGSDLESTSGSELESDMDSERERGAARENGKGPKRKASEGGPQSPSLTSSSAAKDFPGPSLIPSSLDEHTAVTGAVNDSIKAIASIAEKYFGSTGLAGLQDKKVGSLPYPSMFPLPFFPAFSPPVYPFPDRDLRPPGLKAEPQLPADDCKKAQGKSSSESPFDLTTKRKEEKSAPFASSKPEASHSSGQDQPLDLSLGSRGRGRSGREEETKKNLGYEEEKAVMEIPKADTSLQHARPTPFFMDPIYSRVEKRRMSDPFETLKDKYMRPAPGFLFHPQFRLPDQRTWMSAIENMAEKLETFGSLKPESGDLLRSVPSMFDFRAPPSALPETLLRKGKERYTCRYCGKIFPRSANLTRHLRTHTGEQPYRCKYCDRSFSISSNLQRHIRNIHNKEKPFKCHLCDRCFGQQTNLDRHLKKHENGNLSGTAMSSPQSELDSGSAILDDKEDSYFNEIRNFIGNTGQNQTSPDPSEEGLNGGPFEEEKPLIASHGSRDLEDEEVEELGADEEEGEEPSNTPGKPEGEMLPSNISIMQDEMDFSGPNDLNLNSKTSPRRYKEEEEQSGYSALDHIRHFSDMRKLEESELSDGDGDGDEDDESFGSPSLTESVKQPLFRKSKSQAYAMMLSLAEKDSLHPATHTPATMWHSLARAAAESSAIQSLSHV, encoded by the exons ATGAAGGCTGAAGAGTATTCATGTGACACCATGGCTCCTGATATTCATG AGGAGAGGCAGTACCGCTGTGAGGACTGTGACCAGCACTTTGAGTCCCGCAACCAGCTGCTGGACCACCAGAAGCAGCCGTGTGGGatgcccccctcctccttccttaaCCCAG GAGGGGACGGTGACCTAAAGGCCCAGGAACCTCAAGACCTGCGACCTCTCCACATGTCTCACGGTCTACAAGAGTGTAAGGAGTGTGACCAGGTCTTCCCTGATATCCAGAG TCTGGAGGCTCACGCTCTGTCCCACTCTGAGGAGAGGGAATATAAGTGTGACCAGTGTCCCAAGGCTTTCAACTGGAAATCAAACCTGATTCGACATCAGATGTCGCATGACAGTGGCAAGCACTACGAATGTGAAAACTGCTCAAAG GTGTTCACAGACCCCAGTAACCTGCAGAGGCACATCCGCTCACAGCACGTCGGGGCACGGGCCCACGCTTGCTCCGACTGTGGCAAGACGTTTGCAACGTCTTCAGGCCTCAAGCAGCATAAGCACATCCACAGCAGTGTCAAGCCCTTCATGT GCGAGGTATGCCACAAGTCCTACACCCAGTTCTCTAACCTGTGCCGCCACAAACGCATGCACGCTGACTGCCGCACACAGATTAAGTGCAAGGACTGTGGGCAGATGTTCAGCACCACCTCCTCCCTCAACAAACACCGGCGCTTCTGCGAAGGGAAGAACCATTTCACAGCAGGGGGATTGTTTGCCCAGGGTATGACACTCCCTGGCGCCCCTGGCTTGGACAAATCAGCTCTGGCAATGGGCCACAGCAGTGCCGGACTGGCTGATTACTTTGGAGCCAGCCGCCATCATGGCGGGCTTACCTTCCCTGCTGCTCCAGCATTCCCCTTCAGCTTCCCTGGCCTTTTCCCCTCTGGACTCTACCACCGCCCGCAGCTCATTCCTGCCACCACCTCTCCTGTCAGACAACAAGCTCACGCACCTGTTGCTGGGCCTGGTGCAGAGCTGAGAAAGAGTCCACTGCTGCCTCCCAGCCCTGGAGCTCAGGAGTCCCGAGAGCTCCTTAAGGCTCTTCATAAAGATGGCGGTTCACCAGGCAATCCCATGCCAGGGTCAGAGCTTCACACCCAGAGCTCCTCGTCCTCCACAAAGCAGCGGAACAAGCAGAGTGACCAGTCTGAGAGCAGTGACCTGGACGATGTCAGCACGCCCAGTGGAAGTGATCTGGAGAGCACATCGGGCTCTGAGCTGGAGAGTGACATGGAcagtgagagggagaggggggctGCTCGGGAAAATGGCAAAGGCCCCAAGAGGAAGGCCAGTGAAGGAGGCCCCCAGAGTCCCAGCCTGACGAGCAGCAGTGCTGCGAAAGACTTTCCAGGCCCTTCTCTCATCCCTTCCTCGCTGGACGAGCACACAGCTGTAACAGGGGCTGTGAATGACTCTATTAAGGCCATTGCCTCCATCGCTGAGAAGTACTTTGGCTCCACGGGGCTGGCTGGCCTGCAGGACAAGAAAGTCGGGTCTCTGCCCTATCCCTCCATGTTCCCCTTGCCTTTCTTCCCAGCTTTCTCTCCTCCAGTTTACCCTTTCCCAGACAGGGACCTCAGACCTCCAGGCCTGAAGGCCGAGCCACAGTTGCCGGCAGATGACTGCAAGAAGGCTCAGGGCAAATCTTCATCCGAGTCACCATTTGACCTCACTACCAAGCGAAAGGAGGAGAAGTCTGCCCCATTTGCCTCCTCTAAACCAGAGGCATCCCACTCCTCTGGTCAGGATCAGCCGCTAGACCTCAGCCTGGGGAGTAGGGGCCGTGGACGcagtggaagagaagaggagacaaaGAAGAACCTGGGCTATGAAGAGGAGAAGGCAGTGATGGAGATTCCAAAAGCAGACACCTCCTTACAGCATGCCAGGCCCACTCCTTTCTTCATGGACCCCATCTACAG CAGGGTTGAGAAGAGGAGAATGAGCGATCCGTTTGAGACTCTGAAAGACAAGTACATGCGGCCGGCTCCAGGCTTCCTCTTCCATCCACAG TTTCGTTTGCCAGATCAGAGAACATGG ATGTCGGCCATCGAGAACATGGCGGAGAAGCTGGAGACGTTTGGCTCCTTGAAGCCAGAGTCTGGTGACCTGCTGCGCTCAGTCCCCTCCATGTTCGACTTCAGAGCCCCACCCTCTGCACTTCCAGAGACGCTGCTGCGCAAGGGCAAGGAGCGCTACACATGCAG ATATTGTGGGAAAATATTCCCTCGCTCTGCCAACCTGACCCGCCACCTCAGGACTCATACAGGAGAGCAACCATACAG GTGTAAATACTGCGACCGCTCCTTCAGCATCTCCTCCAACCTGCAGCGTCACATTCGCAACATCCACAACAAGGAGAAGCCCTTCAAGTGTCACTTGTGTGACCGTTGCTTTGGTCAGCAGACCAACCTGGACCGTCACCTCAAGAAGCACGAGAATGGCAACCTATCAG gcaCCGCAATGTCATCCCCACAGTCTGAACTGGACAGTGGCAGTGCCATACTGGATGACAAAGAAGACTCTTATTTCAACGAAATAAGAAATTTCATTGGCAACACAGGCCAGAACCAGACATCCCCAGATCCCTCTGAGGAAGG GTTAAATGGCGGCCCATTTGAAGAAGAAAAGCCGCTGATTGCCAGCCATGGGTCACGTGACCTGGAAGACGAGGAAGTGGAGGAGCTCGGTGCTGATGAAGAAGAAGGGGAAGAGCCTAGCAACACCCCTGGGAAACCGGAAGGCGAGATGCTTCCTAGCAACATTAGCATCATGCAAGACGAAATGGACTTTAGTGGACCAAATGACTTGAACCTCAACAGCAAAACCTCTCCTAGGAG GtataaggaggaggaggagcagagcgGCTACTCTGCCTTGGATCATATTCGTCACTTTTCGGACATGCGCAAGCTGGAGGAGAGTGAGCTGAGTGACGGAGATGGAGACGGTGATGAGGACGACGAATCATTTGGTTCCCCCTCTCTGACTGAgtcagtcaaacagccactctTTAGGAAATCCAAGTCTCAG GCTTATGCCATGATGCTGTCTCTGGCTGAAAAGGACTCTCTCCACCCAGCCACCCACACCCCAGCCACCATGTGGCACAGTCTGGCACGGGCTGCTGCTGAATCCAGTGCCATCCAGTCCCTCAGCCATGTATGA
- the mecom gene encoding histone-lysine N-methyltransferase MECOM isoform X5: MKAEEYSCDTMAPDIHEERQYRCEDCDQHFESRNQLLDHQKQPCGMPPSSFLNPGGDGDLKAQEPQDLRPLHMSHGLQECKECDQVFPDIQSLEAHALSHSEEREYKCDQCPKAFNWKSNLIRHQMSHDSGKHYECENCSKQVFTDPSNLQRHIRSQHVGARAHACSDCGKTFATSSGLKQHKHIHSSVKPFMCEVCHKSYTQFSNLCRHKRMHADCRTQIKCKDCGQMFSTTSSLNKHRRFCEGKNHFTAGGLFAQGMTLPGAPGLDKSALAMGHSSAGLADYFGASRHHGGLTFPAAPAFPFSFPGLFPSGLYHRPQLIPATTSPVRQQAHAPVAGPGAELRKSPLLPPSPGAQESRELLKALHKDGGSPGNPMPGSELHTQSSSSSTKQRNKQSDQSESSDLDDVSTPSGSDLESTSGSELESDMDSERERGAARENGKGPKRKASEGGPQSPSLTSSSAAKDFPGPSLIPSSLDEHTAVTGAVNDSIKAIASIAEKYFGSTGLAGLQDKKVGSLPYPSMFPLPFFPAFSPPVYPFPDRDLRPPGLKAEPQLPADDCKKAQGKSSSESPFDLTTKRKEEKSAPFASSKPEASHSSGQDQPLDLSLGSRGRGRSGREEETKKNLGYEEEKAVMEIPKADTSLQHARPTPFFMDPIYRVEKRRMSDPFETLKDKYMRPAPGFLFHPQFRLPDQRTWMSAIENMAEKLETFGSLKPESGDLLRSVPSMFDFRAPPSALPETLLRKGKERYTCRYCGKIFPRSANLTRHLRTHTGEQPYRCKYCDRSFSISSNLQRHIRNIHNKEKPFKCHLCDRCFGQQTNLDRHLKKHENGNLSGTAMSSPQSELDSGSAILDDKEDSYFNEIRNFIGNTGQNQTSPDPSEEGLNGGPFEEEKPLIASHGSRDLEDEEVEELGADEEEGEEPSNTPGKPEGEMLPSNISIMQDEMDFSGPNDLNLNSKTSPRRYKEEEEQSGYSALDHIRHFSDMRKLEESELSDGDGDGDEDDESFGSPSLTESVKQPLFRKSKSQAYAMMLSLAEKDSLHPATHTPATMWHSLARAAAESSAIQSLSHV; the protein is encoded by the exons ATGAAGGCTGAAGAGTATTCATGTGACACCATGGCTCCTGATATTCATG AGGAGAGGCAGTACCGCTGTGAGGACTGTGACCAGCACTTTGAGTCCCGCAACCAGCTGCTGGACCACCAGAAGCAGCCGTGTGGGatgcccccctcctccttccttaaCCCAG GAGGGGACGGTGACCTAAAGGCCCAGGAACCTCAAGACCTGCGACCTCTCCACATGTCTCACGGTCTACAAGAGTGTAAGGAGTGTGACCAGGTCTTCCCTGATATCCAGAG TCTGGAGGCTCACGCTCTGTCCCACTCTGAGGAGAGGGAATATAAGTGTGACCAGTGTCCCAAGGCTTTCAACTGGAAATCAAACCTGATTCGACATCAGATGTCGCATGACAGTGGCAAGCACTACGAATGTGAAAACTGCTCAAAG CAGGTGTTCACAGACCCCAGTAACCTGCAGAGGCACATCCGCTCACAGCACGTCGGGGCACGGGCCCACGCTTGCTCCGACTGTGGCAAGACGTTTGCAACGTCTTCAGGCCTCAAGCAGCATAAGCACATCCACAGCAGTGTCAAGCCCTTCATGT GCGAGGTATGCCACAAGTCCTACACCCAGTTCTCTAACCTGTGCCGCCACAAACGCATGCACGCTGACTGCCGCACACAGATTAAGTGCAAGGACTGTGGGCAGATGTTCAGCACCACCTCCTCCCTCAACAAACACCGGCGCTTCTGCGAAGGGAAGAACCATTTCACAGCAGGGGGATTGTTTGCCCAGGGTATGACACTCCCTGGCGCCCCTGGCTTGGACAAATCAGCTCTGGCAATGGGCCACAGCAGTGCCGGACTGGCTGATTACTTTGGAGCCAGCCGCCATCATGGCGGGCTTACCTTCCCTGCTGCTCCAGCATTCCCCTTCAGCTTCCCTGGCCTTTTCCCCTCTGGACTCTACCACCGCCCGCAGCTCATTCCTGCCACCACCTCTCCTGTCAGACAACAAGCTCACGCACCTGTTGCTGGGCCTGGTGCAGAGCTGAGAAAGAGTCCACTGCTGCCTCCCAGCCCTGGAGCTCAGGAGTCCCGAGAGCTCCTTAAGGCTCTTCATAAAGATGGCGGTTCACCAGGCAATCCCATGCCAGGGTCAGAGCTTCACACCCAGAGCTCCTCGTCCTCCACAAAGCAGCGGAACAAGCAGAGTGACCAGTCTGAGAGCAGTGACCTGGACGATGTCAGCACGCCCAGTGGAAGTGATCTGGAGAGCACATCGGGCTCTGAGCTGGAGAGTGACATGGAcagtgagagggagaggggggctGCTCGGGAAAATGGCAAAGGCCCCAAGAGGAAGGCCAGTGAAGGAGGCCCCCAGAGTCCCAGCCTGACGAGCAGCAGTGCTGCGAAAGACTTTCCAGGCCCTTCTCTCATCCCTTCCTCGCTGGACGAGCACACAGCTGTAACAGGGGCTGTGAATGACTCTATTAAGGCCATTGCCTCCATCGCTGAGAAGTACTTTGGCTCCACGGGGCTGGCTGGCCTGCAGGACAAGAAAGTCGGGTCTCTGCCCTATCCCTCCATGTTCCCCTTGCCTTTCTTCCCAGCTTTCTCTCCTCCAGTTTACCCTTTCCCAGACAGGGACCTCAGACCTCCAGGCCTGAAGGCCGAGCCACAGTTGCCGGCAGATGACTGCAAGAAGGCTCAGGGCAAATCTTCATCCGAGTCACCATTTGACCTCACTACCAAGCGAAAGGAGGAGAAGTCTGCCCCATTTGCCTCCTCTAAACCAGAGGCATCCCACTCCTCTGGTCAGGATCAGCCGCTAGACCTCAGCCTGGGGAGTAGGGGCCGTGGACGcagtggaagagaagaggagacaaaGAAGAACCTGGGCTATGAAGAGGAGAAGGCAGTGATGGAGATTCCAAAAGCAGACACCTCCTTACAGCATGCCAGGCCCACTCCTTTCTTCATGGACCCCATCTACAG GGTTGAGAAGAGGAGAATGAGCGATCCGTTTGAGACTCTGAAAGACAAGTACATGCGGCCGGCTCCAGGCTTCCTCTTCCATCCACAG TTTCGTTTGCCAGATCAGAGAACATGG ATGTCGGCCATCGAGAACATGGCGGAGAAGCTGGAGACGTTTGGCTCCTTGAAGCCAGAGTCTGGTGACCTGCTGCGCTCAGTCCCCTCCATGTTCGACTTCAGAGCCCCACCCTCTGCACTTCCAGAGACGCTGCTGCGCAAGGGCAAGGAGCGCTACACATGCAG ATATTGTGGGAAAATATTCCCTCGCTCTGCCAACCTGACCCGCCACCTCAGGACTCATACAGGAGAGCAACCATACAG GTGTAAATACTGCGACCGCTCCTTCAGCATCTCCTCCAACCTGCAGCGTCACATTCGCAACATCCACAACAAGGAGAAGCCCTTCAAGTGTCACTTGTGTGACCGTTGCTTTGGTCAGCAGACCAACCTGGACCGTCACCTCAAGAAGCACGAGAATGGCAACCTATCAG gcaCCGCAATGTCATCCCCACAGTCTGAACTGGACAGTGGCAGTGCCATACTGGATGACAAAGAAGACTCTTATTTCAACGAAATAAGAAATTTCATTGGCAACACAGGCCAGAACCAGACATCCCCAGATCCCTCTGAGGAAGG GTTAAATGGCGGCCCATTTGAAGAAGAAAAGCCGCTGATTGCCAGCCATGGGTCACGTGACCTGGAAGACGAGGAAGTGGAGGAGCTCGGTGCTGATGAAGAAGAAGGGGAAGAGCCTAGCAACACCCCTGGGAAACCGGAAGGCGAGATGCTTCCTAGCAACATTAGCATCATGCAAGACGAAATGGACTTTAGTGGACCAAATGACTTGAACCTCAACAGCAAAACCTCTCCTAGGAG GtataaggaggaggaggagcagagcgGCTACTCTGCCTTGGATCATATTCGTCACTTTTCGGACATGCGCAAGCTGGAGGAGAGTGAGCTGAGTGACGGAGATGGAGACGGTGATGAGGACGACGAATCATTTGGTTCCCCCTCTCTGACTGAgtcagtcaaacagccactctTTAGGAAATCCAAGTCTCAG GCTTATGCCATGATGCTGTCTCTGGCTGAAAAGGACTCTCTCCACCCAGCCACCCACACCCCAGCCACCATGTGGCACAGTCTGGCACGGGCTGCTGCTGAATCCAGTGCCATCCAGTCCCTCAGCCATGTATGA